One Methanolinea sp. DNA window includes the following coding sequences:
- a CDS encoding glutamate--tRNA ligase, whose translation MEGRGGSDPLREALFLFALQNAVRYKSLPRPGAVIGMVMGKYPEFRGRAKDASALVEEVIAEVSSLSPAQREETLRELAPDLAEGLSRPREHSRGLPPLEGAEKGVVMRFAPNPSGPLHLGHARAAILNDAYVRQYGGKYILRIEDTDPKRIDPAAYAMVREDAEWLGLAISDIVYQSDRLEIYYAHARRLIEIGGAYVCTCEPARFKELKMAGRPCPCRDLSPEEHLEAFEMMLSGEFGEGEATVRVKTDLAHPDPAMRDFPAIRILKSPPHPRKDAFVYPLMNFSVAVDDHLLGITHVIRGKDHIANTRRQRYIFEYFGWEQPVYRHYGRMGIEGVVLSTSQMREGIAAGAYSGWDDIRLGTLRAIARRGITPEAVRQAIIEIGIGETDISFSWENLYAHNRDVVDPVANRYFFVPDPLEVTVEGAPRQTARALLHPTHPERGSRELRFEGTALVPRRELPEGGGMVRLKDLFNVEVIGEPGGPRFSYAGDSLADARRKKAPIIQWLPPADAIHCTLVTPQGPVEGACERRVSAEVGRVVQFERVCFARVDAAGKEGIVAYFAHR comes from the coding sequence ATGGAAGGACGAGGCGGAAGCGACCCTTTGAGGGAGGCACTCTTCCTCTTTGCCCTCCAGAACGCGGTCAGGTACAAGAGTCTCCCGCGGCCGGGGGCAGTCATCGGGATGGTCATGGGGAAGTACCCGGAATTCCGCGGGAGGGCAAAGGATGCCTCGGCCCTCGTGGAGGAGGTCATCGCCGAGGTATCCTCGCTTTCCCCCGCGCAGCGGGAGGAGACCCTCCGGGAGCTCGCCCCCGATCTCGCGGAAGGGCTGTCGCGCCCGCGGGAGCACTCCCGTGGTCTCCCCCCGCTCGAGGGGGCGGAGAAAGGTGTCGTGATGAGGTTTGCCCCGAACCCGAGCGGCCCCCTCCACCTCGGCCACGCGCGCGCGGCCATCCTCAACGACGCGTACGTCCGCCAGTACGGCGGGAAGTACATCCTCCGGATAGAGGACACGGACCCAAAGAGAATCGATCCCGCCGCCTACGCGATGGTACGGGAGGACGCCGAGTGGCTCGGACTCGCGATAAGTGACATCGTCTACCAGAGCGACCGCCTCGAGATCTACTATGCGCATGCCCGGAGACTGATAGAAATAGGGGGGGCGTACGTCTGCACCTGCGAGCCGGCCCGGTTCAAGGAGCTGAAGATGGCGGGAAGACCGTGCCCGTGCAGGGACCTCTCCCCCGAGGAGCACCTCGAGGCATTCGAAATGATGCTCTCCGGCGAGTTCGGGGAGGGCGAGGCGACCGTCAGGGTGAAGACCGATCTTGCCCACCCGGACCCCGCGATGAGGGATTTTCCGGCGATAAGGATACTCAAGAGCCCGCCGCACCCGCGGAAGGACGCGTTCGTGTACCCCCTCATGAACTTCTCCGTGGCGGTGGACGATCACCTCCTCGGGATCACGCACGTGATCCGGGGCAAGGACCACATCGCGAACACGCGGAGGCAGAGGTACATCTTCGAGTACTTCGGGTGGGAACAACCCGTGTACCGCCACTACGGGAGGATGGGGATCGAGGGCGTGGTGCTCTCCACGTCGCAGATGAGGGAGGGGATCGCGGCCGGTGCGTACAGCGGGTGGGACGACATCCGGCTCGGGACGCTCCGCGCGATCGCGCGGCGGGGAATCACCCCCGAGGCGGTGCGGCAGGCGATCATCGAGATAGGGATCGGCGAGACGGACATCTCGTTCTCGTGGGAGAACCTGTACGCGCACAACAGGGACGTGGTCGACCCGGTCGCGAACCGGTACTTCTTCGTCCCCGACCCGCTCGAGGTTACGGTAGAGGGTGCACCGCGCCAGACTGCACGTGCCCTCCTCCACCCCACCCACCCCGAGAGGGGGTCAAGGGAACTCCGTTTCGAGGGAACGGCGCTGGTCCCGCGCCGCGAGCTTCCCGAGGGGGGCGGGATGGTGAGGTTGAAGGACCTCTTCAACGTGGAGGTGATCGGGGAGCCGGGTGGACCGCGGTTCTCCTACGCGGGGGACTCCCTCGCCGACGCCCGCAGGAAAAAGGCACCGATCATCCAGTGGCTCCCCCCTGCCGATGCGATCCACTGCACGCTGGTCACGCCGCAGGGACCGGTTGAAGGCGCGTGTGAGAGGCGTGTTTCGGCTGAAGTGGGCAGGGTCGTCCAGTTCGAGCGCGTCTGCTTCGCGCGGGTCGACGCGGCGGGGAAAGAGGGGATAGTCGCGTACTTCGCGCACAGGTAG
- a CDS encoding polyprenyl synthetase family protein, which yields MELKEYLEQTAKQVDALINRYFGSPCDELGRASAHLLLAGGKRLRPALLLLAADAVNKGSSSDVMPAALALELTHSFTLIHDDIMDGDTQRRGVPTVHTMWDEPTAILAGDVLFATAFEFICLADVPDNAKVRATSLLARTCVEICEGQHMDMSFEKRDDVTEGDYFRMVEKKTGALYAAAAGIGSILAQGNPAYTEALYYFGRGLGVAFQIQDDLIDLLAPPGVSGKDQGSDIREGKKTLITLKAREKGLDLSQYRGSLTPGEIGELVARLEELGVISEVRKTAEDLVRTGIRRIAVLPESPEKELLVQLGEYFVSRSH from the coding sequence ATGGAATTAAAAGAGTATCTGGAACAGACGGCAAAACAGGTGGACGCGCTCATCAACCGGTACTTCGGGTCGCCGTGCGACGAGCTCGGGAGGGCGAGCGCGCACCTGCTGCTCGCGGGGGGAAAGAGGCTGCGGCCTGCTCTCCTCCTCCTCGCGGCAGATGCCGTCAACAAGGGGAGCTCATCGGACGTGATGCCCGCGGCCCTCGCGCTCGAGCTCACGCACAGCTTCACCCTCATCCACGATGACATCATGGACGGCGACACGCAGCGGCGCGGAGTCCCGACCGTCCACACGATGTGGGACGAGCCGACCGCGATCCTCGCGGGGGACGTCCTCTTCGCGACGGCGTTCGAGTTCATCTGCCTCGCGGACGTCCCCGACAACGCGAAGGTCCGCGCGACGTCGCTCCTTGCCCGTACATGCGTCGAGATATGCGAGGGGCAGCACATGGACATGTCCTTCGAGAAGCGGGACGACGTCACCGAGGGCGACTACTTCAGGATGGTCGAGAAGAAGACGGGGGCACTCTACGCGGCTGCCGCGGGGATAGGGAGCATCCTCGCGCAGGGCAACCCCGCCTACACCGAGGCCCTCTACTACTTCGGGAGGGGACTTGGGGTCGCATTCCAGATCCAGGACGACCTCATCGATCTCCTCGCCCCGCCGGGCGTGAGCGGCAAGGACCAGGGCTCGGACATCAGGGAGGGGAAAAAGACGCTCATCACCCTCAAGGCACGCGAGAAGGGCCTCGACCTCTCGCAGTACCGCGGGTCCCTTACGCCGGGAGAGATCGGGGAACTCGTCGCGAGGCTGGAGGAACTCGGCGTGATCTCGGAAGTCCGGAAGACCGCCGAAGACCTCGTGCGGACGGGCATCAGGAGGATCGCGGTCCTCCCCGAGAGCCCGGAAAAGGAACTCCTCGTGCAGCTGGGCGAGTACTTCGTCAGCCGGAGCCACTGA
- a CDS encoding RNase J family beta-CASP ribonuclease yields the protein MDIEVIAVGGYDEVGRNMTAVRCGKEIVIFDMGLRLDQVMIHEEAEVENMHSLDLIQMGAIPDDTLMNSVDGTVKAIVCSHGHLDHIGAIPKLAHRYNAPIIGTPYTIELVRQQIAGEQKFGVNNKLFALKTGQKYTLSQNLALEFVRMQHSIIDTATAILHTPKGAIVYACDYKLDRTPVIGEPPDFARLRQIGKEGVLGLIVECTYIDNRGRAPSERIARDIVRDTITSYEDDKSAIIVSTFSSHIARVKTIAECAHEIGRKPVLLGRSMEKYASTAEQMKLVAFPQTMSMFGNRRTVDRTLRRMMKAGKDKFLPIITGHQGEPGSILTRIALGDTPYKIEKGDKVIFSAKVIPNPMNIGQRYMVEARLTLSGARIFPDLHVSGHAYREDHYEFIHMLNPQHVIPAHGNIRMSSGYAEFSESLGYTLHNDVHILSNGQRVKLN from the coding sequence ATGGATATCGAAGTGATCGCGGTCGGCGGCTACGACGAGGTAGGGAGGAATATGACCGCCGTCCGTTGCGGAAAGGAGATCGTGATATTTGACATGGGTTTGCGGCTGGATCAGGTGATGATCCACGAGGAGGCCGAGGTGGAGAACATGCACTCCCTCGACCTCATCCAGATGGGTGCCATCCCCGACGATACCCTCATGAACTCGGTGGACGGGACCGTCAAGGCAATTGTCTGTTCCCACGGGCACCTCGACCACATCGGCGCCATCCCGAAGCTCGCGCACAGGTACAACGCCCCCATCATCGGCACGCCCTATACCATCGAGCTCGTGAGGCAGCAGATCGCGGGGGAGCAGAAGTTCGGGGTCAATAACAAGCTCTTCGCCCTCAAGACCGGCCAGAAGTACACCCTCTCCCAGAACCTCGCGCTCGAGTTCGTGCGGATGCAGCACAGCATCATCGACACGGCGACCGCGATCCTCCACACGCCGAAGGGGGCGATCGTCTACGCGTGCGACTACAAGCTCGACAGGACCCCCGTCATAGGAGAACCCCCCGACTTCGCGAGGCTCCGGCAGATCGGGAAAGAGGGGGTCCTCGGGCTGATTGTGGAGTGCACGTACATCGACAACAGGGGGAGGGCCCCGAGCGAGAGGATCGCGAGGGACATCGTGCGCGACACCATCACGAGCTACGAGGACGACAAGTCGGCGATCATCGTCTCGACGTTCTCCTCTCACATCGCGAGGGTCAAGACGATCGCCGAGTGCGCCCACGAGATCGGGAGGAAACCCGTCCTGCTCGGGCGGTCCATGGAGAAGTACGCGTCGACCGCCGAGCAGATGAAGCTCGTCGCGTTCCCCCAGACGATGAGCATGTTCGGGAACAGGCGCACGGTCGACAGGACGCTCCGGCGGATGATGAAGGCGGGGAAGGACAAGTTCCTCCCGATCATCACGGGGCACCAGGGCGAGCCGGGATCGATCCTCACGAGGATAGCCCTCGGGGACACCCCGTACAAGATCGAGAAGGGTGACAAGGTCATATTCAGCGCGAAGGTCATCCCAAACCCGATGAACATCGGCCAGAGGTACATGGTGGAGGCGCGGCTCACCCTCTCGGGGGCGCGCATCTTCCCCGACCTCCACGTGAGCGGCCACGCGTACAGGGAAGACCACTACGAGTTCATCCACATGCTGAACCCCCAGCACGTGATCCCTGCCCACGGGAACATCCGCATGTCATCCGGGTACGCAGAGTTTTCCGAGTCGCTGGGGTATACCCTGCACAACGACGTGCACATCCTCTCGAACGGGCAGCGCGTGAAACTGAACTAG